A region of the Cannabis sativa cultivar Pink pepper isolate KNU-18-1 chromosome 3, ASM2916894v1, whole genome shotgun sequence genome:
AAGAGTAAATTTTAGCAAATGATTTCACTAACAGGTTTTGTTATGCAGAAATATAACATACAGTAGGGATATCATCTGCTATTTGCTGAAAATGAAAAACTGTCTTGGAGTAACTTAGTTTGGGATAGACTTATTGTTCCAAAGCATAGGTTTATTCTTTGGCTGGGTGTTTTGGGAAAGGTTGAATACAAAAGAGAGACTAAGCAAGTTCGTGCACACCATGGATACAAAGTGCTTACTATGCAACAAAGAAGAGGAAACTATTACGCGCTCGTTTTTTTGAGTGTGATTATAGCCAGAGTTGCCTTCAAGAAATGAAAAAGTTCCTGCAATGGAACACACCAGCAAACAACATTCAGCAGCTACTTCAAGCTTGCCACAACACGAAAAAATTCTCAGCAGCTAGGAAGAGTATGGTAAAGACTGTACTTGCAAGTTTGGTGTATTATGTGTGGAAAGCAAGGAATGAGGTGTTATGGAATCAACAACAATGACTCATCAGCACCACGGTCAAGAAAGCTCAGCACATGAGTAAATTTCGAATCAAAGGGCTGATTCCTAAGAAAGCTAAGGATGAAGATAAAGCATGGATACTAATGACTTGATTTGTATAGAATCAAAATGTAATTGTATTGTTAGTAAATTGTAAAGATTAGTGATGTAAAAGTTTGGTTGGAGCAATAAGATTTcttattcatcaaaaaaaaaaaaaaagaatgatcAATAGTATACATTGGTATATATTGATCCatccatatttaaatttatttatatatatttctattgtacTATTATATAATGTTTAGTGAtgtattatttttctttgattttgagAGCATTCATGAATGCATGCACTATAGAttaagtttgtaatttttttttcataatttataatatttataaattaattatgttttgcCAAATATAAATTActgacattattttttttttccagttgGCTTCTTTGTATACAATATTTTGGCTACTTTGTTAGTAATTAGATCTAAAATACATATGGATCTTAAACTCACGACAGATTATCAAGATTACTCTGAATCAATAGATGGAAGACATACCTGATTCCATGATATTAGATACGAGATGAGACTGTAGGTATATGGTCTTCTACAGACTAATGTTCTCTTTATGAGTTCTCACTCAATTGATAAAGATAGAGGAAAAGAGTAGTTGAGATTAGCCTTGGGGATCAAACCCTAATGttttttatatagaaaactaATTAGAGCCCCATAAACCCTAATTAGGTTAACTATTGGGTATTACACATTACAAAGCCCATACCGAATATAATATTTACTGGGCTCATTTAATTAGATCACTTATTTAGTCCAATTTAGAATATTACCTCAaataaattatcttaatttgtaaGCCTACTTATTAGATtattaaaaataacctaacaatctcccccttgggCTGCAAATTAAttccaataaaaaatatatttgataaCCTTATGTGCACATAAACTTGCTAATTATTCTCCAAACATCTCCTTTAAACAATCTGGTCCATTTCCTATACCAATATGAGATCAAAGCAGGCTTTATATTTATCGTAACTAGACCCATCAATGATCACCATATCAAATATATTTAATGACATAGATCAAGTATGTATATGTAACtggaaattacatgcaatgtgaTCTTAATCATGCCTATTTTCAATTGGTCATTTATTCCTTAGTGAGATCAATCCTCAGTCTTTCAAATTTTATGTCAAATCACAATTGAAAGGTAATACATTCAGAGCAATAAAGATAATAAAACCTACAGAAAGCTAAACCTACTTAAAGTAGTGTAATAATGTCAATCTATAAAGTAactaatatagaaaaaaaaaactcccaCGAAAACTGCACATCTTCAAGTAAAACAACACCCATATGAGTATTTCACTCATGGAAGACCTTGGGTGTCAAACCTTTAATTAGTGGGCCTGCTAAAAATAAGTTTGTTCTTTTATACTCAATAACACTATCTTAGTCTGAACTCTCTCTATTAATAGCTAGAAACTTAATGTCTATGTGTTTAGACTTTGTTAAGCActttttgttggaattattttaccaggatcttagatttattaacaagtatgttatttaacatcctaaatatgaacttctaaaacgatatgaaaaaaacacatataaagtataaaaaaccttacagtggttgcagtggaatataatgtctccttccactcagatctctaacccttgtatcctttctgtagcagagtatcaccaagatctgagtccgaatctccttctcttgaaactggattcttcacagccttacacactatgatggagtactacttgatgtgtgtgggcactcacgcTTTTCACTATGTGGCTTCAGTTTAGAAGAGAGGTTTCGGCTAGGGTTAGTgaaggaggctcaaattttatctgaaggaatgagatgcatcatcttttccctaaagccatcactacctatttataggaaaccacctagggttaggttagatttatttggcattaaaataatagaaaaaataaatggtaaaatccatacaaagtggccgaccatggaatGGATACtaggccccactttgcaatttcgccattttctcatttttccatctcattttctcaaaaataccaatttttttaatttaaccatTGAAACGCcaactctaattatttaataactaaaaattaattattaaataatattgtcatttaatatatttattaattggacttatcaaagtctcttaattaacaaataaaccctagaaactctttcttcacaattaagccattgcttagtgaaaattcataaactagacacagcctaattttagaattataattgattaatcaaaattaattaactgagtcttacaagtagtattgtctcaactagtatgtagaccatgggcctatatatctgagcttccaataagtagctctagaatttactaagtaaattcactgacttattaattccttgttgcatccaccatagaacttggaattgcactctcagttatatagaacgctctatatgtaccacgatatagatatgctatcagttatccattgttataatctcaataatcaatgatcctctatagatgatttacattgtatagggattatattaccattacaccctttcatgcattttatccttaaaacactaagccacctataaataatatttcagtgaactaaacataatcactgaaatgagtactcaaccatttatctgtgtttagccaagctcgaagaaaatcatcatagcacttatccaaggtgcaagtaaattATGTTGtcgattatcatatcagttaaaccatgTGTAATgctaaatctaggaatatatatttaagcacataatcttgattaatttctactgtgctgacgacacaataaacaagaatataaatgtgataaggatttggatgaatttataaatcaaataaacatataaatgataacatgaaccaaatgacacacaaataAGTGATGAACATACTTCTGTctttttattgatatttgaataataaagattacattgaaatggagttttatttaaggcataaaacccaacactttttTTCATGATATAGCTCCTCTAAACAACAAGCAGACATAGCCAAAATTGAATATCTTAGTTTCTTGCCAACCCACAATATCAGAGTCAGAATACCTAATGATCTCCAAATTTTTAGACTTCTGACAAGTGAGCATATAATCATTGTTCTTTATAAGTACCTCATGACCCATTTGGCTGCCTTCCAATAATCCATACTGGGGTCACTTAAGTATCTGTCTAGCATAGACACTATGTATATCAAAACTAGATGCATACATACCTGAGCATACATGAGATTCAATAGCTGAAGCATAAAGATGTTAGGGTTTGTGCCCTGAAAAGcttgtaaatatattttttattattaaataaatagctaaatatttgatatatgtGTAAATgttaaattgttaatatttattattgaataatttacattaaatatCAGAAAATTCCTTATTCATATATGAGATAATGGCTTGTAGCTGTGTGGAGAACTAAAATTATTTAGCTACGAATAAAACAATCAACAACATATTAAAGTTATGAAATCTTTAATCAATGATTGCTAGTACAGTTTACTAATGCTCGTTCTTCGGTGCAAGTAATATTGGTTCGGATTACGAATGTAGTGAGACATCAAAGTGAAAGTGTTGTgtataatagagattatatatgacaagGACCGATATGAATAAAGCTGCCTTTATTAACATGACGTTTATCATAAagacctaattcatatcataacGATGATCAATAGTAGATCGACCTAAATTTTAAGTTATCATGAACTCCtattcatgttattagtttctttaaTTCACTCGTTAAATTTTTTCAGAGAAGATGACTCTTACAACTTCTGGTTTGGGAATCTAATAATATGGATGGCTAGGAACATGATGTACGATTATAGAATCTTGACTTTCCTAACGGATCCAATGTTGGTTCCTCTTATGTGTTAATTATAAAACTGGAATGTTGTGTATAAATTGAGATGGGATTTTGAATTATACGTCCATTAGTGAATTAATAGAACTAAAGGATGAAGAAGTAATTAGAAaggtaaaattatattttgaccaaaactaattacaaaCCAACACATGGAGGGCTAATCACTGGAATTGATTACAACAATGGACAGTGCAGttaaactcaataaatataattctataattactaagagtGGAATTCCATAATTATAGTTAAGTAATCATAGAGTTAATAAACAAGGGATTATTTGGTTGAtgagattcaataaataatttattttattgaagCTTAGAATTATAGGTCCATGCTCCCCGAATTGACACCTTGAAACACTGTCAAGGGTAAGAATAAAGAATTGTATAAAGATGttcaaaaaaatctattttgaattgaaaaatagtaattatttatttttgtaataaataaataatttcaaattaattaaataggaaaaaagacaaaaaatacTAAGACAAAATTTATTGAGACAAGATTTGTTAGGACAAAAGCTGTCAGGAAAAAAGACACCAATTTTGTCCTAAAGATATAGGTAGGCGCCTAGCATTGTCCCTATCCCTGTGGAGTTTGTCTTTTTgagttaattaattcaattaagtaaatatctaatttaaaaagtggttatagatattttaaggttgttgagatattctctcaagtAGTTGAGAGATTCTCTCATAAATATCAGTAAACgaattcaattataaaaatttatttgtttaaacaattaaataatgaATAAATTAATGGTATTTAATTACTATAAATAGAAACTTAATTTGAGAAATTGGATATACAGTTTACATAGTAAATTTCAAAAGTtatagagaaaaagaaaattaatttttttttcttagttgtTCTTGCTTATGTGTTGAGAACtcaacaagaaaaaaatataatacacTTTATTCTAATAGTCAGCACTATTCCTTGTGTGTGGTGGCTCGATTCGAAAGACACTGGTGTGAGTTCAAATTGCAATTCGCTCATCATCTGAATTAAGGAATACAACTTACAAGAAGTTTTGAAGATAAGCGTCAAGAGGTATactctaaatttattatttttatttttttttaatttaaagtaCACACATCTGAAGATTCTTTGGGATATGGTCCAATGATAATCAGATAATACAAAACTCTTCCGCTGCGTACCTGATTTAGTACCATAAAACTAACAATTGATATCAAGAACAGTTTCATGAATGTGTATACATTAAATGATGTGTGAATTTtatgcatttatatatatatatatatgtgatattACGTGAATggatgattatattattataaatgtaTGAGACGTGATGAATCATTAATTATATGGTATAATTAGGTGgagattatatatttttttaaaaaataatgtaagcTAAAATGAGACATAGAAATTTTTATGtattgtaatttatttattttttaaaattaaattttacgtaaaaattaTTTGTTGTAATATTCATTGCATGTGAGCTCTATTTCTAATCTTGAAATCTGACCATGCACATCGAAATCATCACAACTCAAGAATATTTTCCCATCCATGCACAACTACTCGAGTAGTTTTGGGTACCGTGCCCACGTGAGAAAATCCCATGCATGGGATGCATGGTGGTCCGACCACCATACACGGATCTTCAGTCCTTTCTTCTCCAACATCAACGACATGCATGATAGGTTCGATGTCCCTTCTCCAAACATTGTGAGACCCGAACGGGTTTAGGGTCATTCGACCCAAAGCTCATGTCGTCCCCAAGCCATACACGGTGATTCGACCACCATTGAAGGCCGTGAGGCCCTGCTTGGGAGAAGACCCAGTCGGGTCTACTGGGTCACGCGTGATCCGTCTCCCCTTGAACGATAATGCTTGCGACGTGCTCATCACGTGGCCACCATGGCCACTGCCGGCCACAGTGGTTGATGTGGTGGTCGACCCGTTTCCCTTTTGATACCCaaccatatatatgtatatgtatatatattcggtatatatgttatatattgtatatatataatgtatatataatatatattgtatatgtagaaaatattttatgaggatctagatttactaataagtatgttgattaacattctaaatatgaaaatctctaaaataataaaattaaacacataagagtttagaaaaccttacattggttgcagcagaatataatgactcatttcgccaatatctctaacccttgttcctttctgtcgcagaatattatcaagatttgagcctgaatctctttctctcctttaggttggttaccaccgtcttatttattaagattgagtacttgacttgctatgtgtgggcatgaaaGTGGTCATACACCTAGGAATTTTTCCTAAATTTTCAAAGAGCAAAGAATTCCTGATAGTGGTCATATACTGGAATTCTTCCTATCAAATCCTAAACTACCTCATTTCGAACTACAATtggcttgatccttcacagAGAAGGTATATAGGCAGCTCAGTTATTCAAAATTACTGAGTTCAACAACAATTCCAAACTGACTCTAATTTTTCCAAAGTTTACCTCAATTATTTAGTATCATCGTAATTGGAATCAAATGGTGTTTCCAAAAAGAGGTCATTCGCCTGTTAATTAAGAAAGCATCACAAAAATATCATATCATGAACTACGGTTAACttgattcattaaaaaaatggaTACGTAAGCAACTTAGTTGTTAAGACTAAGTGCAATCGCCAATACcgtaaaataacataaaacacaaatttcaaaattgtataAAAAGTCATACACCTaggaatttttttctaagttttcaaAGAGCAAAGAATTCCTGAAAGTGGTCATATATCGGAATTCTTCTATTCAAATCCTAAACTACCTCATTTCGAACTACAAGTGACTTGATCCTTCACATAGAAGGTATATAGGCAGCTCAATTATTCAAAATTACCGAGTTCAATAGCAATTCCAAACTGACTCCAATTTTTCCAAAGTTTACCTCAATTATTTAGTATCATCGTAATTGGAATCAAATGGTGTTTCCTTTAAACAAATGAATtgtaattaagaaattattctTATAATAATGGATGGGTTGAGTCTAAACAAATAAACTCTTATGCTATAAATTTGGCATAGGTAAAATTGtggtttgtatttatttttagtattctaaatgtgaaattttttctTAACAATATTCATAGAACGAAATGGACAATCAGCCcaaaaataattagattttgatTTTATAGTGTTAAATTTAACTCCGATTCATAACACAAAATATCAATgagtaataaagaaaatattactTCTAAAATCAATGAAGAAGAGACCAtggaaaaaaaagaataaaagaacAGAGGAAAATTGAAGGATGGAAAAGAGGGTAAAAAGTGAAGAAGAGACGATGAAAAAGAGGGTGGAAAGACCGCCTGACATCATTTATTCTGACCCATCTGACAACTTCTGGCCCAACTGACATATTAACGTGAcaattttaatttgattttgttttttttttctttttcaaataatttaatttagaaatatcGATTTGGTGGTTAAAAGCCCAAATTACGTTGGTATTTCTTGCATATGTAGCGTGCGATCAATGTTTGCTACTGTATCGTATCACTGTAGAAAAAGAATGTGTCAGTCACATTATAGAATCTccctatttttttattgttgtgggTATTGTTTTATTAGTGCAACAATAttaataatacttttttttcttaattaataatagtaCTTTCTACCCCAGTGGCCAAGTCTCTTCAACTAAACTAAGGCTAGAGAAAATAATAGAGTTGGATCATGGCTTATGGCTTATTCGAGGAAGATGAAGGAAAAGTCAAACTTCTCTGATCAAGTCAATGAGCTTATCAACATGTTAATTGGATCAATCAACCAGAATGTATTCACATTGCAAATAAGATCTACAGatcattatttttaataaaaaaccaAGGAAAAAAGAAGGGCTTCAGAAACAAGTTAAAATTTTGTGTGTGCATCTATATATTAAGCTACTACCTGCTAGCCAAACACACTCACCATCTAGATCTAGTCATCAAAACATTTGCACACAAAAATATGGCAGGAGAAGACAAGGTGACACTACATGGGTTTTGGGCAAGTCCTTATGCAAAAAGGGTGGAACTGGCCCTTATTCTTAAGGGCATACCCTATGAATATGTGGAGGAAAATTTAACTAGCAAAAGCTCAGAACTAATCAAATATAACCCTGTTTACAAGAAGGTTCCTGTACTTGTCCACAATGGTAAAGCCCTATCAGAGTCACTTGTCATCGTTGAATACATTGATGAAACATGGAAAACTGGTCCTAAACTCTTGCCTGAGGATCCATACAAAAGATCCCAAGTCAGATTCTGGGCCAGTTATCTTGATCAGGTGAGAATTAGGATGATAGATCATCATATAATGAGATATATTGATTTTGATGTTTAAGTGAAATGAAAGATGTTTAAGGCTTTTTGGTTATGTTTGGCACACACATGCAGCTGTTTGGGAGTATGCTAAACGCACTCAAAAGCATTCAAGGAGAAGCACAACAGAAGGCTTTCATGGAAGTGTCCCATAAACTAGAGGTACTTGAAGAGGGCTTGAAAAGCTTCTATCCTGATTGTGCTCAAGTCGACGGCGCAAGCGTGGGACTTGTAGATTTGGTTATGGTGTGTATGTTTGGAGGTAGAAAGGTCCAAGAAGAAGTCCTTGGCATAAATGTCATCGATCATGAGAAGATTCCACTGGTATCAGCATGGATAACAGCTCTGGGTGATATTCCTTTGGTGAAAGAGGCACTCCCTCCTCATGATAAGCTTGTTGCTTTCCTCAAGTATATCAGAGAATATGCCCTTAAATCTTCTGCACCTTGATATTGCAGTGTCATAAGACTTTCCATTGTTATTCTTGTTGTTAAGATTGTGTCATGTTTTTTCTGagttttgttttttcaaagATGTTATCAAATAAGCTCTAAGCAGCAGAATGAATGTATATGTCAACTGTTCTTATGTTGTTGTAACTTGGGCCATGGCGACCTTTGTAATTTATATGAttggtttttcttctccaaAACATTTATTCACTAAATACAATCGAGTCTGAAGTTATAGTAAATCAAATCTCTATACACTAAATTTAGTCATAATTAACCTCACCCATATAGAAAATTTCCCTGTAATCATCATTCATCATCTTAATTACAGCCTCAACAAGtgaataaataacacaaacagAATTGGTAAAACCACATAACGACAAGAACATTTAACTTAAACAGTTGTGGCTACTGGTATTGTGAAAGCTTACGTTGATTGATTAGTTTCAAAGAATTGCATTTCTGGTACAACTCTTGTAAGATATGATGGTTGGGAGTCTGAGCTGAAGGAGCATAGACTGGAACAGAGTTTTAAGccaactaattaattaacagTTGACTTGGATATTTTTATGAGAGCCCCCGCCCGTTCGAGTCGTTGCGAGCCGGAAAGCGTACCGGCAGTTTGAGTCGCGAAAGGGCCACTATAGAAATTAAGCGCACAACCTTTACAACAGGTTTGACATTGGCAATGAAGAGATAGCTATTAGGGGTGCTCACAAAGTATCCGacccaatccaatccgcacaatccaatccaatccaatccaatccaatccaatccaatccgcaaattgcggatatccgcacttgtgcggattagaTGTTGTTTGATCtcaaaaaataaccgatccaatccaatccgaacttaattatatatttttttaaaaaattataatatgtaatatatattaattaaaaaaagacacaaacttctaatttcttaatcttttttagtaatatattgagttggtgcattttatttattttgtaataaaaaacacaagaaaataattattattcacataaacacatacacataaagtttaaatacatatatactagcttatttattttagtaattaaatacatatatattttagtttaaatctaaagataaatatatatatattgatatatatgtatattggtttaatttgtatataaatagagatggaaatagattattattggagattaagaaacaataatctttttttaaattttttttctatgaaatattaaataatttattattaaaaaaataaccgatccgaaataaccgatctaatccgcactattgcggattggattggactggatttaaactcttatgcggatcggattggatccaaaatataaaattcgCACTTAGTGcgaattggatgttgtttgaccaaaaaagtgcggattagattggatgaacacccctaatagcTATCATAGCTTTTCCACCAGCAagtgttatatatattaagcATCATAGTCAACCATATTTTAGCATTGATTTCCAATATTAATTCTAAACACAATATATGATTGGTTGAATAAGGCTTTTCAATATATTATCTTTATATTAAGCCTGACAGAGAGAGGAGAACTAGTAAGACTTTTTCTAACGCAGAAGAATATTATACAAACATGAGGATTCTTAAAGTATTGGGTTACTTATTCAGGGTGAAAAATACAAATTTGCTACCAATCACAATTCAGTCCAATGTGTGTACattatttaaatcttaagtcGTATATAGTTCACAATGAACTAGCTCTACTTATCTTCAAAGTTCAAAACACAACTCAATGAGGTAATTGTTcattatatatttggtatatGCCCTCACATATGT
Encoded here:
- the LOC115709073 gene encoding glutathione S-transferase U9 encodes the protein MAGEDKVTLHGFWASPYAKRVELALILKGIPYEYVEENLTSKSSELIKYNPVYKKVPVLVHNGKALSESLVIVEYIDETWKTGPKLLPEDPYKRSQVRFWASYLDQLFGSMLNALKSIQGEAQQKAFMEVSHKLEVLEEGLKSFYPDCAQVDGASVGLVDLVMVCMFGGRKVQEEVLGINVIDHEKIPLVSAWITALGDIPLVKEALPPHDKLVAFLKYIREYALKSSAP